One genomic region from Lathamus discolor isolate bLatDis1 chromosome 21, bLatDis1.hap1, whole genome shotgun sequence encodes:
- the RPL36 gene encoding large ribosomal subunit protein eL36, with product MAIRYPMAVGLNKGYKVTKNVSKPRQCRRRGRLTKHTKFVRDMIREVCGFAPYERRAMELLKVSKDKRALKFIKKRVGTHIRAKRKREELSNVLAAMRKAAAKKD from the exons ATGGCGATCCGGTACCCCATGGCCGTGGGCCTCAACAAGGGCTACAAGGTGACCAAGAACGTGTCCAAGCCCCGGCAGTGCCGCCGCCGCGGG CGCCTGACCAAACACACCAAGTTTGTGCGAGACATGATCAGGGAAGTGTGCGGCTTTGCACCCTACGAGAGACGTGCCATGGAATTGCTGAAAGTTTCCAAGGATAAACGTGCTCTGAAGTTCATCAAGAAACGG GTCGGCACTCACATCCGGGCTAAGCGGAAGCGGGAAGAGCTCAGCAATGTCCTGGCAGCCATGAGGAAAGCTGCTGCAAAGAAGGACTGA
- the YJU2 gene encoding splicing factor YJU2 codes for MSERKVLNKYYPPDFDPAKIPKLRLPKDRQYVVRLMAPFNMRCKTCGEYIYKGKKFNARKETVQNEAYLGLPIFRFYIKCTRCLAEITFKTDPENTDYTMEHGATRNFQAEKLLEEEEKRMQKEREEEELNNPMKVLENRTKDSKLEMEVLENLQELKELNQRQANVDFEAMLKQYKELEAEQKRREQEEDEQEIKEMLEQAQNRRLLVDSDSDEEPVKPHVKAEARMNPTDILQEDLQPQRKKPKTESWERSVGKLNTKSQLAGLVTVRKQKPSPALANGTGSQETTASTGSAPTAASSLSLLGVYEDSEDSAGD; via the exons ATGTCGGAGCGGAAGGTGTTGAAC AAATACTACCCCCCGGACTTCGACCCTGCGAAGATCCCGAAGCTCAGGCTCCCGAAGGACCGGCAGTATGTGGTGCGGCTCATGGCCCCCTTCAACATGCG ctgcaAGACCTGTGGGGAATACATCTATAAGGGGAAAAAGTTTAATGCCCGTAAGGAGACTGTGCAGAATGAGGCGTACCTGGGGCTGCCCATCTTCCGCTTCTACATCAAGTGCACGCGGTGCCTGGCAGAGATCACTTTCAAG ACAGATCCCGAGAACACGGACTACACCATGGAGCATGGGGCCACGCGCAACTTCCAAGCTGAGAAGCTCttggaagaagaggagaaaagaatgcagaaggagagggaagaggaagagctcAACAATCCCATGAAG GTCCTGGAGAACCGAACCAAGGACTCGAAGCTGGAGATGGAAGTTTTGGAGAacctgcaggagctgaaggaaCTCAACCAGCGCCAGGCAAACGTGGACTTCGAGGCCATGCTGAAGCAGTACAAGGAGCTCGAGGCGGAACAGAAGCGCAGGGAGCAAGAGGAGGATGAGCAAGAGATCAA agagatgctggagcaggcGCAGAACCGCCGGCTCCTGGTGGACTCCGACTCTGACGAGGAGCCTGTGAAGCCACACGTGAAGGCCGAGGCCAGAATGAACCCCACAGACATCCTGCAGGAG GACCTGCAGCCCCAGAGGAAGAAGCCGAAGACTGAGAGCTGGGAGCGGAGCGTGGGCAAATTGAACACCAAGTCCCAGCTGGCCGGGCTGGTGACAGTGAGGAAGCAGAAGCCAAGTCCTGCCCTGGCAAATGGCACGGGGAGCCAGGAGACCACGGCCAGCACTG gctcGGCTCCCACCGCCGCGTCCTCGCTCAGCTTGTTGGGGGTGTACGAGGACAGCGAGGACAGCGCAGGGGACTGA